The following proteins are co-located in the Silene latifolia isolate original U9 population chromosome 1, ASM4854445v1, whole genome shotgun sequence genome:
- the LOC141640903 gene encoding peroxidase 7, which yields MVSLASSVLPLFALFGLSLISTAFAYGGLSYNYYDNKCDDFEDIVARMVRKTFEKDFTIAASLLRLHFHDCSVRGCDASILLDYPESEMKAKPSKTLRGFNVINKIKRAVEKKCPRTVSCADILTAAARDSTYLVGGPYWSNYYGRKDGLYSIRQEAEGAPNSQESVTSLIEFYQSLGLSTLDLVILSGAHTIGKSSCGSFLPRLYNFKGTGRPDPSISPKYLNYLKRKCGNQTVYADLDPITPNAFDNTYYKNLQKNMGLLYTDQILNSDHRTARLVDTFATQPETFPNLFASSMVKLGGVLGDAEEDGEIRYHCSRINAHKTSKHY from the exons ATGGTTTCTCTGGCATCATCCGTCTTGCCTCTTTTTGCATTATTTGGGCTAAGCTTAATCTCAACGGCTTTCGCCTATGGTGGCTTAAGCTACAATTACTATGATAACAAGTGCGATGATTTTGAAGATATAGTTGCAAGGATGGTTAGGAAAACATTTGAGAAGGACTTTACCATTGCTGCTAGCCTTTTAAGGTTACACTTTCATGACTGTTCTGTTCGG GGATGTGATGCATCAATCCTACTAGATTACCCTGAAAGCGAGATGAAAGCGAAGCCAAGCAAGACATTGAGAGGATTCAATGTGATTAACAAGATAAAGAGAGCCGTTGAGAAGAAATGCCCGCGAACTGTGTCCTGTGCTGACATTCTTACAGCAGCCGCTAGAGACTCCACTTACTTGGTCGGAGGACCGTACTGGTCAAACTACTACGGTAGGAAAGACGGTCTCTACTCCATTCGCCAAGAAGCCGAAGGTGCTCCCAATAGTCAAGAAAGTGTTACTTCCCTCATCGAGTTTTACCAATCCTTGGGCTTGTCCACCCTCGATCTTGTTATTCTTTCAG GGGCACACACCATAGGTAAAAGTTCATGTGGTTCATTCCTACCAAGGCTATACAACTTCAAAGGAACTGGACGACCCGACCCATCAATTTCTCCCAAATACTTGAATTACCTAAAAAGGAAATGTGGTAACCAAACCGTATATGCCGATCTTGACCCGATTACACCAAATGCTTTTGACAACACCTACTACAAGAACCTTCAAAAGAACATGGGCCTATTGTACACTGACCAAATTTTAAACAGCGACCATAGGACAGCCCGTTTGGTCGATACATTCGCGACACAACCCGAAACCTTCCCTAATTTGTTCGCTTCTTCAATGGTTAAGCTCGGCGGAGTTTTGGGTGATGCAGAAGAAGATGGTGAAATTCGTTACCATTGTAGCCGTATCAACGCACACAAAACTTCTAAACATTACTAA